Part of the Halopenitus persicus genome is shown below.
ATCACGGCGACGACGAAGTTCTGTGCCGCCGGCCGGTCGTCGAAGTTGATCTGCTCGGTCGTCTGGGTCTTCACCATCGACAGCTGCGGGTAATGCATCAGGTGCTGCCGGGTGTCCGGGCGGATCCGGTAGTTCGCGGAGGGCAGCCCGAGCGACTGCTTCATCATCCCCGCGCCCATCGTGATCCGGGGGCTGGCGTTGTGTTCGGGATACGGGATCATTCCCGCGCCGATCCCGAAGATGAGCTGCGGATCGATCTCGAGGTGCGTGTGGTCCTCGGAGACCTCGTCCTCGTCGACGGCGACGTAGACGTCCTCCTCCTCCTCGGCGTCGATGAACTCGACGTAGCCGCGGTCGACGAGGTCCTTGAAATCGAGGTCCTCCTGCTCGAGCGCGTCGATATCCTCGTCGGACAGCAGCGGCTCGCCGTCCTCGACGACGATCAGCGGCCGGCGGGCCCGTCCCGCGTCCGCGTTCACGATCACTTCCCGCGTGCGATCCTTCACCGAGACGTTGACCATCTCGGAGACGTCGCCGCGGCGCCGTGCCTCTCGGATCTGTTCGGCGAGCTCGTCCGGGTCCGGATGCGTCCCGACGAGGCTCCCGTTGACGTAGACTTTCGCTTCGCGTTCTGATGATGCCATATCAATCGTCCGCCGTCGTTCGGTCGACGCCCTCGATGCCGGGGATCCCCTCGACACCCATCGACGCCAGTTCGCGTTTGAGTCCCTGTTCGTCCTCGATGTCCTGTGACAGCTCCATCGCCTGCGCGAAGTTCTTCACGAGCCCACAGTTGGGCCCTTCCGGCGTCTCGGAGGGACAGATGCGGCCCCACTGGGTCGCGTGCAGGTCCCGCGCCTCGAAGTGCGGCTGCGAGCGCGACAGCGGCGACCGGAGGCGGCGCAGGTGCGAGAGCACGCCCATGTAGTCCGTCCGGTCGACGAGCTGGGAGACGCCGGACCGGCCGCCGACCCAGTTGCCCGTCGCGATCGGATGTTCGAGTCGTTCGGTCAACACGTCCGAGCGGACGACCGTGTTGACGGTGAGCTCGCGGTTCCGCATGTTCGCCCGCTCGAGCTGGTATTTCACGTCGCGCGCCAGCTTGTTCAGCGCCGTCCGGAAGAGGTCCTTCATCAGGTCGCCGGAGACCTTGAGCCGCTTGTTCGCGTAGTGGTCCTTGTCGTCGGACTCGCGGCGACCCAGCGCCAGCTCGAAGCACGCCTCCGCCATCCGGCAGAGGTAGTAGGCCTTGTTGATCCGGACGTCCTCCTCCTCGACGCCCTCCTCGTGGAGGTGCGGCAGGAGGTAGCGGTCGATCACGTAGTTGGCCCGCTTCAGCTGGTAGTTCTTCCCCTGGCCGCTGGCGACGCGCTTGCCGAGCGCCTCGATGGCCTCCTCCTCGGTCTGGACGGACGCCTCCTCGAGGTTCTCGAGCATGTACTTCACGATCTCCGGGTCGTCGGAGACGCGGTGGACGATCTCCTCGTCCGACTCGAGCCCGA
Proteins encoded:
- a CDS encoding DNA-directed RNA polymerase subunit B'', with product MNREDRRVVSREYFSDERLAEHHFRSFNNFLNRGMQDVVDEKETIETDIGDKEGQEPVYVELGDVRMVTPRVREADGSEELLYPQEARLRNITYSAPVFMEMSIVRGGEEEPETVVDSTETKVGRMPIMVGSEKCNMAGFSDEELIDIGEDPVDPGGYFIVNGSERVLMTSEDLAPNKILAEYDTKYGDEIQVAKTFSQRRGYRALVLCERNREGLLEVSFPSVSGSIDFVTLVRALGLESDEEIVHRVSDDPEIVKYMLENLEEASVQTEEEAIEALGKRVASGQGKNYQLKRANYVIDRYLLPHLHEEGVEEEDVRINKAYYLCRMAEACFELALGRRESDDKDHYANKRLKVSGDLMKDLFRTALNKLARDVKYQLERANMRNRELTVNTVVRSDVLTERLEHPIATGNWVGGRSGVSQLVDRTDYMGVLSHLRRLRSPLSRSQPHFEARDLHATQWGRICPSETPEGPNCGLVKNFAQAMELSQDIEDEQGLKRELASMGVEGIPGIEGVDRTTADD